The following are encoded in a window of Corythoichthys intestinalis isolate RoL2023-P3 chromosome 8, ASM3026506v1, whole genome shotgun sequence genomic DNA:
- the dennd1c gene encoding DENN domain-containing protein 1B isoform X6, whose product MGSRLRKNPERPFNVFFEATCPVNKDKDPGVRLQFPEDFGDEESCQTLSKFCFPYDIQRAREGVAVQHFTFVLTDLEGCQRFGFCRLTGSTQTCLCILSHLPWFEVFYKYLNTLADHIKREQTNEMKAILTALYKEPMPLTAESITLQMIPYFVAPDSRSLPSIPENRNLTELIVAVDVTNLLQLYASMLFERRILIFACKLSTLTSCVHALGALLYPMHWQHIFIPVLPPHLLDYCCAPMPYLIGVHSSLAEKVRSRGLEEVVVLNVDTNTLENPFNDLKKIPSDVASELKLCLKRQAVSAGCGVSQAFLKAQSALFGGYKDALQNQKGGEICFNKDLFLEHKSPSMRQFLQSAIHLQFFKQFIDGRLDILKTGKVPGDLFEEEILNCETTGKNKSYQQLVGNLKKGGGALILNMKSKTNIRMNNFCVFQTKGIKSRLKNKALNETHAIQRGESVSYHCAQSDCLQNRLPITRHYGMPRPRRPGHQLSGTRGKSTTTGGDTWNSETSEQVVKLEKDKEQEEEESMLCDLEEMDLLGEIFDTLSTRSSLDRGLLYGTRSLDLFGPDSDDYITKIFANLGSL is encoded by the exons ATGGGCTCGAGACTCAG aaaaaaccctGAGCGGCCGTTCAACGTGTTCTTTGAGGCAACATGTCCTGTAAACAAAGACAAAG ATCCGGGAGTACGTCTTCAGTTTCCGGAAGACTTTGGAGATGAG GAGTCTTGTCAAACATTGTCCAAGTTCTGCTTTCCCTACGACATACAAAG GGCCAGGGAAGGGGTGGCTGTTCAGCACTTTACATTTGTTCTCACCGATCTTGAGGGATGCCAACGCTTTGGTTTCTGTCGCCTCACCGGCAGTACCCAGACGTGCCTTTGCATTCTCAG TCACCTTCCATGGTTTGAGGTTTTTTATAAATATCTTAATACCCTGGCTGACCACATCAAAAGGGAGCAG ACCAATGAGATGAAAGCGATACTCACTGCACTCTACAAGGAACCGATGCCACTGACTGCTGAATCTATCACActgcaaatg ATTCCATACTTCGTTGCTCCTGACTCCAGAAGTCTCCCATCGATTCCTGAAAAT AGGAACTTGACAGAGCTGATTGTAGCAGTAGACGTTACGAACCTTCTGCAGCTCTACGCCAGCATGCTGTTTGAAAGACGCATCCTCATATTTGCCTGCAAAttaagtact CTGACATCTTGTGTACATGCACTTGGCGCTCTGTTATACCCAATGCACTGGCAGCACATCTTTATCCCAGTTTTGCCACCTCACCTTCTGGACTATTGCTG TGCACCAATGCCGTACCTTATCGGGGTTCACAGTAGTCTAGCTGAG AAGGTGAGGAGTAGAGGGTTAGAAGAAGTTGTCGTTTTGAATGTGGATACTAACACATTGGAAAACCCCTTCAACGACCTTAAGAAGATACCTTCTGATGTG GCATCCGAGCTGAAACTATGTTTGAAGCGTCAGGCAGTGTCGGCTGGTTGTGGGGTTTCGCAAGCTTTTCTCAAGGCCCAGTCTGCGCTGTTTGGAGGATACAAAGATGCTCTGCAGAATCAGAAG ggggGTGAAATCTGCTTCAATAAGGATTTGTTTTTGGAGCACAAGTCACCCAGTATGAGGCAGTTTCTTCAAAGTGCCATTCATTTACAGTTTTTCAAGCAG TTTATTGATGGACGCCTAGACATTCTGAAAACAGGGAAAGTACCAGGAGATCTCTTTGAGGAGGAAATCCTTAATTGCGAAACAACAG GGAAGAATAAATCTTATCAGCAACTGGTTGGTAATTTAAAG AAAGGGGGAGGGGCATTGATCCTCAACATGAAGTCCAAAACAAATATCCGG ATGAACAATTTTTGTGTTTTCCAGACCAAAGGTATAAAAAGCAGGCTGAAAAATAAG GCCTTGAATGAAACACATGCCATTCAAAGAGGTGAATCTGTGTCATACCATTGTGCTCAGTCCGACTGCCTGCAAAATCGTCTGCCAATCACACGTCACTATGGAATG CCTCGTCCCCGTCGGCCTGGTCACCAACTTAGTGGCACTCGAGGCAAGAGTACCACGACAGGTGGAGATACATGGAACAG TGAAACATCTGAGCAAGTGGTCAAACTTGAAAAGGATAAAGAGCAGGAGGAGGAAGAGTCAATGCTATGTGATCTGGAGGAAATGGATCTTCTAGGAGAGATCTTTGACACGCTCAGCACTCGCAGCTCACTTGACCGCGGCTTGTTGTATGGCACACGTAGCCTAGATCTGTTTGGCCCAGACAGTGATGACTATATTACAAAG
- the dennd1c gene encoding DENN domain-containing protein 1B isoform X3, translating into MGSRLRKNPERPFNVFFEATCPVNKDKDPGVRLQFPEDFGDEESCQTLSKFCFPYDIQRAREGVAVQHFTFVLTDLEGCQRFGFCRLTGSTQTCLCILSHLPWFEVFYKYLNTLADHIKREQTNEMKAILTALYKEPMPLTAESITLQMIPYFVAPDSRSLPSIPENRNLTELIVAVDVTNLLQLYASMLFERRILIFACKLSTLTSCVHALGALLYPMHWQHIFIPVLPPHLLDYCCAPMPYLIGVHSSLAEKVRSRGLEEVVVLNVDTNTLENPFNDLKKIPSDVASELKLCLKRQAVSAGCGVSQAFLKAQSALFGGYKDALQNQKGGEICFNKDLFLEHKSPSMRQFLQSAIHLQFFKQFIDGRLDILKTGKVPGDLFEEEILNCETTGKNKSYQQLVGNLKKGGGALILNMKSKTNIRTKGIKSRLKNKALNETHAIQRGESVSYHCAQSDCLQNRLPITRHYGMPRPRRPGHQLSGTRGKSTTTGGDTWNSETSEQVVKLEKDKEQEEEESMLCDLEEMDLLGEIFDTLSTRSSLDRGLLYGTRSLDLFGPDSDDYITKIGQVNPSQESLLLSTCDSDSLHSWNPDQSDEVVTLTNNSNLPLHPNKTDIDKLPEQEVLESAEDKQEESKVAIDVNHSVEILNKCSSKEVMCEPENWKFETENVTLNHGPLKETTEQHEDEELKITDCSENASRNPGQHDQITTAEIQKDATAERSKNIGQESEEVGHQNLFEINDVQICQSCDSKTYFDANSYIKHEVGSPTPVKVSELKKRFEAQWSDHTG; encoded by the exons ATGGGCTCGAGACTCAG aaaaaaccctGAGCGGCCGTTCAACGTGTTCTTTGAGGCAACATGTCCTGTAAACAAAGACAAAG ATCCGGGAGTACGTCTTCAGTTTCCGGAAGACTTTGGAGATGAG GAGTCTTGTCAAACATTGTCCAAGTTCTGCTTTCCCTACGACATACAAAG GGCCAGGGAAGGGGTGGCTGTTCAGCACTTTACATTTGTTCTCACCGATCTTGAGGGATGCCAACGCTTTGGTTTCTGTCGCCTCACCGGCAGTACCCAGACGTGCCTTTGCATTCTCAG TCACCTTCCATGGTTTGAGGTTTTTTATAAATATCTTAATACCCTGGCTGACCACATCAAAAGGGAGCAG ACCAATGAGATGAAAGCGATACTCACTGCACTCTACAAGGAACCGATGCCACTGACTGCTGAATCTATCACActgcaaatg ATTCCATACTTCGTTGCTCCTGACTCCAGAAGTCTCCCATCGATTCCTGAAAAT AGGAACTTGACAGAGCTGATTGTAGCAGTAGACGTTACGAACCTTCTGCAGCTCTACGCCAGCATGCTGTTTGAAAGACGCATCCTCATATTTGCCTGCAAAttaagtact CTGACATCTTGTGTACATGCACTTGGCGCTCTGTTATACCCAATGCACTGGCAGCACATCTTTATCCCAGTTTTGCCACCTCACCTTCTGGACTATTGCTG TGCACCAATGCCGTACCTTATCGGGGTTCACAGTAGTCTAGCTGAG AAGGTGAGGAGTAGAGGGTTAGAAGAAGTTGTCGTTTTGAATGTGGATACTAACACATTGGAAAACCCCTTCAACGACCTTAAGAAGATACCTTCTGATGTG GCATCCGAGCTGAAACTATGTTTGAAGCGTCAGGCAGTGTCGGCTGGTTGTGGGGTTTCGCAAGCTTTTCTCAAGGCCCAGTCTGCGCTGTTTGGAGGATACAAAGATGCTCTGCAGAATCAGAAG ggggGTGAAATCTGCTTCAATAAGGATTTGTTTTTGGAGCACAAGTCACCCAGTATGAGGCAGTTTCTTCAAAGTGCCATTCATTTACAGTTTTTCAAGCAG TTTATTGATGGACGCCTAGACATTCTGAAAACAGGGAAAGTACCAGGAGATCTCTTTGAGGAGGAAATCCTTAATTGCGAAACAACAG GGAAGAATAAATCTTATCAGCAACTGGTTGGTAATTTAAAG AAAGGGGGAGGGGCATTGATCCTCAACATGAAGTCCAAAACAAATATCCGG ACCAAAGGTATAAAAAGCAGGCTGAAAAATAAG GCCTTGAATGAAACACATGCCATTCAAAGAGGTGAATCTGTGTCATACCATTGTGCTCAGTCCGACTGCCTGCAAAATCGTCTGCCAATCACACGTCACTATGGAATG CCTCGTCCCCGTCGGCCTGGTCACCAACTTAGTGGCACTCGAGGCAAGAGTACCACGACAGGTGGAGATACATGGAACAG TGAAACATCTGAGCAAGTGGTCAAACTTGAAAAGGATAAAGAGCAGGAGGAGGAAGAGTCAATGCTATGTGATCTGGAGGAAATGGATCTTCTAGGAGAGATCTTTGACACGCTCAGCACTCGCAGCTCACTTGACCGCGGCTTGTTGTATGGCACACGTAGCCTAGATCTGTTTGGCCCAGACAGTGATGACTATATTACAAAG aTTGGTCAAGTCAATCCCAGCCAAGAGAGCCTCCTCCTGTCCACGTGTGACAGCGACAGCCTTCACAGCTGGAATCCAGACCAGTCAGACGAGGTGGTAACCTTAACCAATAACTCGAACTTGCCACTTCACCCAAACAAGACTGACATTGATAAATTACCAGAACAAGAGGTGCTGGAAAGCGCTGAAGATAAACAAGAGGAAAGCAAAGTGGCAATAGATGTGAATCATAGCGTAGAAATACTTAACAAATGTAGTTCAAAGGAAGTCATGTGTGAACCAGAAAACTGGAAATTTGAGACTGAAAATGTCACTTTAAATCATGGCCCATTGAAGGAAACCACTGAGCAGCATGAGGACGAAGAGTTAAAAATCACAGACTGTAGTGAAAATGCGAGTAGGAATCCGGGACAACATGACCAAATAACAACAGCAGAAATACAGAAAGATGCAACAGCGGAAAGAAGTAAAAACATTGGGCAGGAAAGTGAAGAAGTGGGCCACCAAAACCTCTTCGAGATTAATGATGTTCAGATATGTCAGTCATGTGATTCAAAAACCTATTTTGATGCCAACAGCTACATCAAACATGAGGTAGGAAGCCCAACTCCTGTCAAGGTGTCGGAACTTAAAAAGCGGTTTGAAGCTCAATGGAGTGACCATACTGGCTGA